One Thalassotalea hakodatensis DNA segment encodes these proteins:
- the guaA gene encoding glutamine-hydrolyzing GMP synthase: protein MTKDIHDSRILILDFGSQYTQLIARRVREIGVYCELWAWDVTEEQIKEFNPSGIILAGGPESVTELDSPRAPEYVFNAGVPLFGICYGMQTMAEQLGGGVHGSEHKEFGYAAVEVIAESRLFTNIEDRIADNGKALLDVWMSHGDKVSAIPPGFKTLAQTPSCKFAAMANEEKQFYGVQFHPEVTHTKQGMRILEHFIVDICGCEKLWTPSSIIEDAIDKIKEQVGDDEVILGLSGGVDSSVVAMLIHRAIGDKLTCVFVDNGLLRLNEGQQVMDMFGDHFGLNILHINAEDRFLNRLKGEADPEAKRKIIGNVFIDVFDEEASKLANAKWLAQGTIYPDVIESAASKTGKAHVIKSHHNVGGLPEDMELGLVEPLRELFKDEVRKIGLELGLPYDMLYRHPFPGPGLGVRILGEVKKEYADLLRRADAIFIEELHKHDLYNKVSQAFTVFLPVRSVGVMGDGRKYDWVVSLRAVETIDFMTAHWAHLPYDFLGLVSNRIINEIDGISRVVYDISGKPPATIEWE from the coding sequence ATGACCAAAGATATCCATGATTCACGAATACTTATTCTAGATTTTGGCTCGCAATATACTCAATTAATCGCACGACGTGTACGTGAAATCGGTGTGTATTGTGAGTTATGGGCGTGGGATGTAACTGAAGAACAAATCAAAGAGTTTAATCCAAGTGGTATCATTTTAGCTGGTGGCCCTGAATCTGTTACTGAACTAGACTCACCAAGAGCACCTGAATATGTATTTAACGCAGGAGTGCCACTATTTGGTATCTGTTATGGCATGCAAACCATGGCTGAACAGTTAGGTGGTGGCGTTCATGGTTCAGAGCATAAAGAATTTGGCTATGCAGCAGTGGAAGTTATTGCAGAGTCTCGCTTGTTTACCAATATTGAAGATCGTATTGCAGATAACGGCAAAGCATTATTAGATGTGTGGATGAGTCACGGAGATAAAGTTTCGGCGATTCCACCAGGTTTTAAAACGCTTGCGCAAACACCAAGTTGTAAATTTGCAGCGATGGCCAATGAAGAAAAGCAATTCTATGGTGTACAATTTCACCCTGAAGTTACCCATACCAAGCAAGGTATGCGTATTTTAGAACATTTCATTGTTGATATTTGTGGCTGTGAAAAACTTTGGACGCCAAGTTCAATTATTGAAGATGCAATAGACAAAATTAAAGAACAAGTGGGTGATGACGAGGTAATTCTCGGCCTTTCTGGTGGCGTTGATTCATCAGTGGTTGCGATGCTAATTCACCGCGCTATTGGTGATAAACTAACGTGTGTTTTTGTTGATAATGGCTTGCTTCGCCTGAACGAAGGGCAACAAGTGATGGATATGTTTGGTGATCACTTTGGGCTAAACATTTTACATATTAATGCTGAAGATCGATTTTTAAACCGATTAAAAGGTGAAGCAGACCCTGAAGCTAAACGTAAAATTATTGGCAATGTATTTATTGATGTTTTCGATGAAGAAGCAAGTAAACTTGCGAATGCTAAGTGGTTAGCACAAGGCACTATTTATCCTGATGTCATTGAATCTGCAGCGTCAAAAACCGGTAAAGCGCATGTGATCAAGTCTCACCACAATGTGGGGGGCTTACCAGAAGACATGGAATTAGGGTTAGTTGAGCCATTACGAGAACTTTTTAAAGATGAAGTGCGTAAAATTGGTTTAGAATTAGGGCTACCTTACGACATGCTTTATCGTCACCCGTTCCCAGGCCCAGGTTTAGGTGTACGTATACTTGGTGAAGTGAAAAAAGAATACGCTGATTTACTTCGTCGTGCGGATGCCATTTTCATCGAAGAATTACATAAACATGATTTATACAACAAGGTAAGCCAAGCATTTACGGTATTCTTACCGGTTCGTTCAGTTGGTGTTATGGGCGATGGTCGTAAATATGATTGGGTGGTAAGTTTGCGCGCCGTTGAAACAATTGATTTTATGACTGCACACTGGGCACATTTACCATACGACTTCTTAGGATTAGTGTCTAACCGCATTATTAATGAAATTGATGGTATATCACGTGTCGTTTACGATATTTCAGGAAAACCACCAGCCACGATTGAGTGGGAATAA
- the guaB gene encoding IMP dehydrogenase, with the protein MLRIAQEALTFDDVLLVPAHSTVLPHTAELKTKLTRKIELNVPMVSASMDTVTEARLAITLAQEGGLGFIHKNMTIAEQAKNVSTVKKFESGIVTDPVTVSPTASIESVMMLADELGFSGFPVVDDANNLVGIVTGRDLRFETDLSKPVSALMTEKERLVTVKEGAKREEILGLMHEHRIEKTLMVDDAFKLTGLITVKDYQKAESKPNACKDALGRLRVGAAVGVGAGTDERIDALVAAGVDVLLIDTSHGHSQGVLDRVKETRDKYPDLQIVAGNVATGEGAKALVDAGVDAVKVGIGPGSICTTRIVTGVGVPQLTAISNAVDAIKGTGVPVIADGGIRFSGDIAKALVAGAHCVMVGSMFAGTEESPGEVELYQGRYYKSYRGMGSLGAMSQKEGSSDRYFQKSDGEADKLVPEGIEGRVAYKGPVSAIIHQQMGGLRSSMGLTGSATIEEMRTKPQFMKITAAGMGESHVHDVAITKEAPNYRMG; encoded by the coding sequence ATGCTACGAATTGCTCAAGAAGCACTAACTTTTGATGATGTTCTACTTGTACCTGCCCACTCAACGGTACTGCCTCATACGGCCGAATTGAAAACCAAATTAACCCGAAAAATTGAATTAAATGTACCTATGGTTTCTGCATCGATGGATACAGTGACCGAAGCGCGTCTAGCGATTACGTTAGCGCAAGAAGGGGGGCTAGGTTTTATTCATAAAAATATGACCATCGCTGAGCAAGCTAAAAACGTTTCTACTGTGAAAAAGTTTGAAAGCGGGATAGTAACTGATCCTGTTACAGTTAGCCCAACTGCTTCTATTGAATCTGTGATGATGTTAGCTGATGAACTTGGCTTTTCTGGTTTTCCTGTTGTGGATGACGCTAATAACCTTGTTGGTATTGTAACCGGTCGTGACTTACGTTTTGAAACGGACCTATCAAAGCCAGTATCGGCGTTAATGACTGAAAAAGAACGGCTAGTAACGGTAAAAGAAGGTGCTAAGCGAGAAGAGATTTTAGGCTTAATGCATGAGCATCGCATTGAAAAAACCTTAATGGTTGATGATGCATTTAAATTAACAGGTCTTATTACTGTTAAAGATTATCAAAAAGCTGAAAGTAAGCCGAATGCATGTAAAGACGCATTAGGTCGTTTGCGTGTTGGCGCTGCAGTAGGCGTTGGTGCAGGTACTGATGAACGTATTGATGCATTAGTTGCTGCGGGTGTTGATGTGTTATTGATTGATACTTCACATGGACATTCTCAAGGCGTACTTGATCGCGTAAAAGAAACCCGTGATAAATACCCTGATTTACAAATTGTTGCTGGTAACGTGGCAACAGGCGAAGGTGCAAAAGCGTTAGTTGATGCTGGAGTTGATGCCGTCAAAGTAGGGATTGGCCCAGGTTCAATTTGTACAACACGCATTGTTACCGGTGTAGGTGTACCGCAATTAACAGCAATATCCAATGCTGTAGATGCTATTAAAGGAACTGGTGTACCTGTGATTGCTGATGGCGGAATTCGCTTTTCGGGTGATATTGCAAAAGCATTAGTTGCAGGTGCGCATTGTGTCATGGTTGGTAGTATGTTTGCTGGTACTGAAGAGTCACCAGGCGAGGTAGAACTTTACCAAGGGCGTTATTACAAATCTTATCGCGGTATGGGATCTTTAGGCGCTATGTCGCAAAAAGAAGGATCAAGTGACCGTTATTTTCAAAAATCTGATGGAGAAGCTGATAAATTAGTACCAGAAGGTATTGAAGGTCGGGTTGCTTATAAAGGCCCAGTTTCAGCGATTATTCATCAGCAAATGGGGGGCTTACGCTCTTCAATGGGGCTTACAGGTTCAGCTACAATAGAAGAAATGCGTACTAAACCTCAATTTATGAAAATAACAGCTGCAGGCATGGGTGAATCTCATGTGCATGATGTTGCCATCACTAAAGAAGCGCCTAATTATAGAATGGGCTAA
- the xseA gene encoding exodeoxyribonuclease VII large subunit yields the protein MSQQYILKISELTKKVKYLLESEMSTVWLTGEISNFVAAASGHWYLSLKDSKAQVRCAMFKGNNNKVRNKPINGQQVLVRARVSLYEPRGDFQLIIDQMDDAGDGLLQQQFEKLKVTLNAQGYFSTHNKQALPDHINTIGVVTSPTGAAIKDILSVLQRRSPQTHVIIYPALVQGKDAKHDIAAAIEQANLRRECDALIVGRGGGSLEDLWSFNEEIVVEAIYQSKIPIISAVGHEIDTTLADYVADVRAATPSAAAEIASKNTADTLDKALQLKQRLIRQLSITTEKWHQQLTNITHRLDRVHPEQHIVTQQQRADELANRLTTAQLNQLARLSLPSKLVNQRFAQLPIQQNIIRQQQHSESLQTRLIKAINFSHQRKQQKFVKCIEQLQLVSPLATIARGYSVTRTTMGIVKSVKQVDIGKSVEVQLSDGTFAATVTSVEDN from the coding sequence ATGAGCCAACAGTATATTTTAAAAATTAGCGAACTGACGAAGAAAGTAAAGTACCTTTTAGAAAGTGAAATGAGTACCGTATGGCTGACAGGCGAAATATCAAATTTTGTTGCTGCTGCCTCTGGCCACTGGTATTTATCGTTAAAAGATAGTAAAGCACAAGTAAGATGTGCCATGTTTAAAGGTAACAATAATAAAGTACGTAATAAGCCGATAAATGGCCAACAAGTTCTTGTACGTGCTCGTGTTTCACTATATGAACCTCGCGGTGACTTTCAATTAATCATCGATCAAATGGATGATGCTGGTGACGGTTTACTCCAACAGCAATTTGAAAAATTAAAAGTGACATTAAATGCTCAAGGCTATTTTTCAACGCACAACAAACAAGCATTACCAGATCATATTAATACGATTGGTGTAGTAACATCACCAACAGGTGCAGCGATTAAAGATATTCTATCGGTATTACAACGCAGAAGCCCGCAAACCCACGTTATTATTTACCCTGCATTGGTACAAGGTAAAGACGCAAAGCATGATATTGCAGCTGCCATTGAGCAAGCGAATCTTCGAAGAGAATGCGATGCACTCATTGTTGGTCGCGGTGGCGGCTCTCTGGAAGATTTATGGTCGTTTAACGAAGAAATCGTCGTAGAAGCCATTTACCAAAGCAAAATACCAATCATTAGTGCTGTAGGCCATGAAATTGACACTACATTAGCTGACTATGTCGCCGATGTTAGAGCGGCTACTCCTTCTGCAGCTGCAGAAATAGCGTCAAAGAATACCGCTGATACGCTCGATAAAGCCCTACAATTGAAGCAACGATTAATTCGACAATTATCAATCACCACTGAAAAATGGCATCAGCAACTTACAAACATAACTCATCGTCTTGATCGTGTTCATCCTGAACAACACATTGTCACGCAACAACAACGAGCAGATGAACTCGCAAACAGATTAACTACCGCACAACTTAACCAGTTAGCACGGCTTTCTTTACCGAGTAAATTGGTTAATCAGCGATTTGCACAGTTGCCTATTCAACAAAATATCATCAGACAACAGCAGCATTCAGAATCATTGCAAACACGTTTAATTAAGGCGATAAACTTTAGTCATCAACGTAAACAGCAAAAATTTGTTAAATGCATTGAACAATTACAATTAGTAAGCCCATTAGCAACCATAGCAAGAGGCTACAGCGTGACACGAACGACAATGGGTATTGTTAAGTCTGTAAAGCAAGTTGATATTGGTAAGAGTGTTGAAGTACAACTGTCTGACGGTACCTTTGCTGCGACAGTCACTTCCGTTGAAGACAACTAA
- a CDS encoding PilZ domain-containing protein: MPSSPTKIETVDRLNRNLGLLLAGSLVTIDIATPAGQKGKFRTTFIGYLPKKYVLVQFPDKNKLGSFSQFLTQGVAVTVRGLIEGHEGSVAAFVSTVKQTLQIPSKIMVLDFPRSLSVQSLRKSIRIDTDIVSKVFVEGQYWQGLITDLSLSGCQILIKNGEKLNMTKDKSISVIIENFQDLNNLKLPGTMCAIKPVLNGVSIGVKFNENARELVIKLLHHVITLEV; the protein is encoded by the coding sequence ATGCCTTCGTCGCCAACCAAAATAGAAACGGTAGATCGGCTTAATCGCAATTTAGGCTTACTACTTGCCGGCTCTTTAGTTACGATTGATATTGCCACGCCGGCCGGTCAAAAAGGTAAATTTAGAACAACGTTCATCGGCTATTTACCTAAAAAATACGTGCTCGTTCAATTTCCTGATAAAAATAAACTCGGCAGTTTTAGTCAGTTTTTAACGCAAGGTGTTGCAGTTACTGTGCGAGGGTTGATTGAAGGGCACGAAGGCTCAGTTGCTGCATTTGTGAGTACGGTGAAACAAACGTTACAAATACCCTCTAAAATTATGGTGTTAGATTTTCCGCGTTCATTAAGTGTTCAAAGTTTACGTAAATCTATTCGAATTGACACCGATATTGTTTCTAAAGTGTTCGTCGAAGGTCAATATTGGCAAGGGTTGATCACTGATCTTTCGCTATCAGGTTGCCAAATACTGATTAAAAATGGCGAAAAGCTTAATATGACCAAAGATAAATCTATCAGTGTGATCATAGAAAACTTTCAAGATCTTAATAATTTAAAACTACCAGGTACTATGTGCGCCATTAAACCTGTACTTAATGGCGTTTCCATTGGCGTAAAATTTAATGAAAATGCGCGTGAGTTAGTGATAAAGTTACTTCATCATGTCATCACGCTAGAAGTTTAG
- the der gene encoding ribosome biogenesis GTPase Der — protein MLPVVALVGRPNVGKSTLFNRLTRSRDALVADYPGLTRDRQYGQAEVEEHPFIVIDTGGIHGNEEGIDALMAEQSLMAIEEADAVLFMVDARAGLTSADQGIADYLRKQNKKVFLVANKIDGIDADSAVAEFYQLALGEVHQIAAAHGRGVTQLLTLALTPHIEALGETQNDDDNEPLSEEALIDQAPDENDTIKLAIIGKPNVGKSTLTNRILGEERVVVYDMPGTTRDSVYIPMERNGREYTLIDTAGIRRRKNVTDVVEKYSVIKTLRAIEDANVCLLVIDAQEGISDQDLSLLGFILEAGRSLVVAVNKWDGLDESVKDRIHKELDRRLGFIDFARIHFISALHGTGVGHLYESVEEAFVSATKRISTSMVTKVLDMAVFDHQPPMHNGRRIRLKYAHAGGYNPPIIVIHGNQAKFLPQSYKRYLMNYYRKSLKIMGTPIKIEFRETSNPFAGKKKLSYSEQKKLARKTQGYKTSE, from the coding sequence ATGCTTCCTGTTGTTGCGCTTGTAGGGCGTCCTAATGTTGGAAAATCAACTTTGTTTAACCGCTTAACGCGTAGTCGTGATGCATTAGTTGCTGACTATCCAGGCTTAACGCGAGATAGACAGTACGGTCAAGCAGAGGTTGAAGAGCACCCTTTCATTGTTATTGATACGGGTGGTATTCACGGCAATGAAGAAGGCATTGATGCTTTAATGGCTGAGCAATCTTTAATGGCTATTGAAGAAGCAGATGCGGTGTTATTTATGGTAGATGCCCGTGCTGGTTTAACATCAGCTGATCAAGGTATTGCTGATTACCTGCGAAAACAGAATAAAAAAGTCTTTCTTGTTGCCAATAAAATAGATGGTATTGACGCTGATTCAGCGGTTGCTGAATTTTATCAATTAGCACTAGGAGAGGTGCATCAGATTGCCGCTGCTCATGGTCGTGGAGTGACACAGTTATTAACGCTGGCATTAACACCTCATATTGAAGCGCTAGGTGAAACTCAAAATGACGATGACAATGAACCGTTATCTGAGGAAGCATTAATTGATCAAGCACCCGATGAAAACGACACGATAAAGTTAGCGATTATTGGCAAACCGAATGTTGGTAAATCAACATTAACGAACCGTATTTTAGGCGAAGAACGGGTGGTGGTTTATGATATGCCCGGCACAACCCGAGATAGCGTTTATATTCCAATGGAACGCAACGGCAGAGAGTACACCCTAATTGATACAGCGGGTATTCGTCGTCGTAAAAATGTGACAGATGTTGTTGAAAAATACTCCGTGATCAAAACACTTCGAGCCATTGAAGATGCTAACGTATGTTTGCTCGTGATTGATGCCCAAGAAGGTATTTCTGATCAAGATTTAAGTTTGCTTGGTTTTATTCTTGAGGCTGGGCGTTCATTAGTGGTGGCGGTAAACAAATGGGATGGACTCGATGAGAGCGTTAAAGATCGTATCCATAAAGAATTAGATCGTCGCTTAGGCTTCATTGATTTTGCACGTATTCATTTTATTTCTGCGCTGCATGGAACCGGTGTTGGGCATTTATATGAATCAGTTGAAGAAGCATTTGTGTCTGCAACGAAACGTATTTCGACGTCAATGGTGACAAAAGTATTAGATATGGCAGTGTTTGATCATCAACCACCTATGCATAATGGTCGCCGTATCCGATTAAAATATGCGCATGCCGGTGGTTACAATCCACCCATCATCGTGATACATGGTAATCAGGCGAAATTTTTACCGCAATCTTATAAACGTTATTTAATGAATTATTATCGTAAATCATTAAAAATTATGGGAACGCCGATAAAAATTGAGTTTAGAGAAACATCGAACCCGTTTGCTGGTAAGAAAAAGCTTTCTTACAGTGAACAAAAGAAGTTAGCGCGTAAAACACAAGGCTACAAAACTTCAGAGTAA
- the bamB gene encoding outer membrane protein assembly factor BamB, which translates to MLKITNVLRHKTLLIGCLLTGLMACSSTDDEIDPNEPVELTEITERFEVDVVWEESIGGVGKYFSRITPLVAYDKLYSASREGEVYAMDPATGKELWRTDLRKEGEGGFFSSKPTAYLNGGPTAAMNKVFIGSENGDIYALDAETGELSWHSKVKGEVLAAPGFDAGVLVVNTASGVVKAFNATDGETLWQIEQDVPPLTLRGTSSPALAAGGAVVGAPNGSLTVYLLENGQQGWTSEIGEATGSTELDRVVDIDSSPIIYGDKAYSISARGNLASVDLRSGRVLWKRQYSSYRDLEISGNTIYLTDVKGHVYAIDRVNGTEKWSQLALTNRNVTGPKEFDNYIVVGDFEGYLHWLDKESGDIVARHHVDGSGVYATPTTDGNLLFVLSKDGDLQAIKKP; encoded by the coding sequence GTGCTAAAAATAACAAACGTATTACGACATAAAACATTGCTTATTGGCTGTTTATTAACAGGCTTAATGGCATGTTCTTCCACTGATGATGAAATAGATCCAAATGAACCAGTGGAGCTAACAGAAATTACCGAACGATTTGAAGTTGATGTGGTTTGGGAAGAGAGCATTGGTGGTGTAGGTAAGTATTTTTCACGTATTACTCCTCTTGTCGCCTATGACAAGCTTTATAGCGCAAGCCGAGAAGGTGAAGTTTATGCAATGGATCCAGCTACCGGTAAAGAGCTATGGCGTACAGATTTGCGGAAAGAAGGTGAAGGCGGATTTTTCTCTAGTAAGCCAACAGCGTATCTTAATGGTGGTCCAACTGCAGCAATGAATAAAGTCTTCATTGGTAGTGAAAATGGCGATATCTATGCATTAGATGCAGAAACAGGTGAGTTAAGCTGGCACAGTAAAGTGAAAGGTGAAGTGTTAGCCGCACCAGGTTTCGATGCTGGCGTACTTGTTGTAAATACGGCATCAGGCGTTGTTAAGGCGTTTAACGCCACTGATGGTGAAACACTATGGCAAATAGAGCAAGATGTGCCACCATTAACACTTAGGGGTACCAGCTCACCAGCATTAGCTGCTGGTGGTGCAGTTGTTGGTGCGCCAAATGGTAGTTTAACCGTATACTTATTAGAAAATGGTCAACAAGGATGGACATCAGAAATAGGCGAAGCAACGGGTTCAACAGAGTTAGACCGTGTTGTTGATATTGATTCAAGCCCTATAATTTATGGTGATAAAGCCTATAGTATTTCTGCTCGCGGTAACTTAGCGTCAGTAGATTTACGAAGTGGAAGAGTGCTATGGAAGCGTCAATATTCTTCTTACCGTGACCTTGAAATTAGTGGTAATACGATTTACTTAACTGATGTTAAAGGCCATGTTTATGCGATTGATCGCGTAAACGGCACAGAGAAATGGAGTCAACTTGCGCTCACTAACCGTAATGTTACAGGGCCAAAAGAATTCGATAACTACATTGTTGTGGGTGACTTTGAAGGCTATTTACATTGGTTAGATAAAGAGTCAGGCGATATTGTTGCTCGTCATCATGTTGATGGCAGTGGTGTATATGCAACACCGACGACAGATGGAAATTTACTTTTTGTCCTGTCAAAAGATGGTGATCTACAGGCGATTAAAAAGCCTTAG
- a CDS encoding YfgM family protein, with protein MDIHQTEEQQVEQLKRIWNEYGNAIIAGLVLGFSGFIGYGYYKDNKLSQEIEVSENYQQVITLLEQDDEAFQTRGQDFIKNNSGTSYASLTALALAKDSAEHKDWAQVETYLNQAIENTTNKAMQALAKLRLARVQLETKQIELALKTLNGEFPEAFNAEREEIKGDAYVLNGDKAKARTAYQAALDASSAGTNPVLQMKFDNLAEQIVLPK; from the coding sequence GTGGATATACATCAAACAGAAGAACAACAAGTTGAACAACTTAAAAGAATTTGGAATGAATATGGTAATGCCATCATTGCTGGCTTAGTGTTGGGTTTTTCTGGCTTCATAGGTTATGGCTATTACAAAGATAATAAGTTAAGCCAAGAGATAGAAGTTTCTGAAAATTACCAGCAAGTGATCACTTTATTAGAACAAGATGATGAGGCGTTTCAAACACGTGGTCAGGACTTTATCAAAAATAACAGTGGAACAAGTTACGCTAGCTTAACCGCACTTGCTTTAGCAAAAGATTCTGCTGAACACAAAGACTGGGCACAAGTTGAAACGTATTTAAATCAAGCGATTGAAAATACTACCAACAAAGCAATGCAAGCATTAGCTAAATTACGCTTAGCGCGTGTTCAACTTGAAACTAAACAAATTGAATTAGCGTTGAAAACGTTAAATGGTGAATTTCCTGAAGCGTTTAACGCCGAGCGTGAAGAAATTAAAGGTGATGCCTATGTTTTAAATGGTGATAAGGCAAAAGCTCGCACGGCTTATCAGGCAGCATTAGACGCAAGCTCAGCAGGTACTAACCCTGTATTACAAATGAAGTTTGATAACCTAGCAGAGCAAATTGTTCTACCTAAATAA
- the hisS gene encoding histidine--tRNA ligase has translation MSKTIQAVRGMNDCLPSETNIWQMVESVLRRVASNYGFAEIRMPIVESTALFKRSIGEVTDIVEKEMYTFDDRNGDSLTLRPEGTACCVRAGNQHGLLYNQEQRLWYMGPMFRHERPQKGRYRQFHQFGLEAFGIATPDIDAEVISLTYRLWKELGIDEFVTLELNSLGSNEERAAYRDALVTFLSEKEDLLDDDSKRRMHTNPLRVLDSKNPDVQKALEGAPKLADYFGEESTKHFEGVCQRLDAAGINYVLNDKLVRGLDYYNRTVFEWTTDSLGAQGTICAGGRYDGLVEQLGGKATPGFGFALGIERLVLMLTSLDKVQNVRPQVDAYVISLGEGIDIKATALAEQWRDEVPQTRIQTHCGGGNMKKQIKRADKSGAQVALILGEDELVNQQVTVKYLRGQQEQQQMAFDQVPALLKSLL, from the coding sequence GTGAGTAAAACAATTCAGGCTGTTCGTGGTATGAACGACTGCCTTCCTTCAGAAACGAATATTTGGCAGATGGTTGAATCAGTCTTACGCCGTGTTGCCAGTAACTATGGTTTCGCCGAAATTCGTATGCCAATTGTCGAATCTACCGCACTTTTCAAACGCTCAATCGGCGAAGTCACCGATATCGTTGAAAAAGAAATGTACACTTTTGATGATCGTAATGGTGACAGTTTAACGCTGCGTCCTGAGGGGACTGCTTGTTGTGTACGAGCGGGTAATCAACATGGTCTGCTTTATAATCAAGAGCAACGCTTATGGTATATGGGGCCGATGTTTCGTCATGAGCGTCCGCAAAAAGGTCGCTATCGTCAATTCCATCAATTTGGCTTAGAAGCCTTTGGTATAGCAACACCTGATATTGATGCTGAAGTTATTTCATTAACTTATCGACTTTGGAAGGAACTTGGCATCGATGAGTTTGTCACACTAGAATTGAATTCGTTAGGATCTAACGAAGAGCGCGCTGCGTATCGCGATGCATTAGTGACCTTTTTATCTGAAAAAGAAGATTTATTGGATGATGACTCAAAAAGGCGTATGCATACTAACCCGTTGCGAGTATTAGACAGTAAAAATCCTGACGTACAAAAAGCGTTAGAAGGAGCACCTAAATTAGCTGACTATTTCGGTGAAGAGTCAACTAAACACTTTGAGGGTGTATGCCAACGTTTAGACGCCGCAGGCATTAACTATGTACTTAATGATAAACTGGTACGTGGTTTAGATTATTACAATCGTACTGTATTTGAATGGACAACAGATAGCTTGGGCGCACAAGGAACAATCTGTGCCGGTGGTCGTTACGATGGCTTAGTTGAACAATTAGGCGGCAAGGCAACACCTGGTTTTGGATTCGCGTTAGGTATTGAACGATTAGTGTTAATGTTAACGAGTTTAGATAAAGTGCAAAATGTAAGGCCACAAGTTGATGCCTATGTGATCAGCTTAGGCGAAGGTATAGACATTAAAGCTACAGCACTTGCCGAACAATGGCGAGATGAAGTCCCACAAACGCGTATACAAACACATTGTGGTGGCGGTAATATGAAAAAACAAATTAAGCGTGCTGATAAGTCAGGCGCTCAGGTTGCGCTTATTTTAGGTGAAGATGAGCTGGTTAATCAGCAAGTCACGGTAAAATATTTACGTGGTCAACAAGAACAACAACAAATGGCATTTGATCAAGTGCCAGCGTTATTAAAAAGTTTACTTTAA
- the ispG gene encoding flavodoxin-dependent (E)-4-hydroxy-3-methylbut-2-enyl-diphosphate synthase — protein MFKESPIIRRKSRQIMVGNVPVGGDAPIAVQSMTNTLTTDVAATVKQIKALEAVGADIVRVSVPTMDAAEAFREIKQQVSVPLVTDIHFDYRIALKVAEYGADCLRINPGNIGREDRVRAVVESARDKGISIRIGVNGGSLEKDIQEKYTEPTAEALLESAMRHVDILDRLNFHDFKVSVKASDVFLAVGSYRLLAKQIDNPLHLGITEAGGLRAGAVKSSVGLGLLLSEGIGDTLRVSLAADPVEEVKVGFDILKSLKLRSRGINFIACPSCSRQEFDVISTVNELEQRVEDIMTPMDVSIIGCIVNGPGEATVSDLGLTGSSKKSGFYLDGIRQKERFDNNQLVDQLEQRIRAKAKLMDQANKIAVKEIDN, from the coding sequence ATGTTTAAAGAATCCCCTATTATTCGTCGAAAATCACGCCAGATTATGGTTGGTAATGTACCTGTTGGTGGTGATGCACCTATAGCCGTTCAGTCTATGACTAATACATTAACCACTGATGTTGCTGCTACGGTAAAACAAATAAAAGCGTTAGAAGCTGTTGGCGCTGACATCGTAAGGGTAAGTGTACCTACTATGGATGCAGCAGAAGCTTTTAGAGAAATTAAACAACAAGTATCTGTGCCGTTAGTGACTGATATTCATTTTGACTATCGTATTGCACTCAAAGTGGCGGAATATGGCGCAGATTGTTTACGTATTAACCCTGGAAATATCGGCCGTGAAGATCGTGTTAGAGCAGTAGTAGAATCTGCACGCGATAAAGGTATTTCAATTCGTATTGGAGTTAACGGGGGCTCGTTAGAAAAAGATATTCAAGAAAAATATACAGAACCTACCGCTGAAGCATTACTTGAATCAGCGATGCGTCATGTTGATATTCTCGACCGTTTAAACTTCCATGATTTTAAGGTCAGCGTTAAAGCTTCCGATGTTTTTTTAGCTGTTGGCTCGTATCGGTTATTAGCAAAACAAATCGATAACCCATTACATCTTGGTATTACTGAAGCTGGCGGTTTGCGAGCGGGTGCGGTTAAGTCATCAGTTGGGCTAGGGTTGTTATTATCTGAAGGTATTGGCGATACTTTACGCGTGTCTTTGGCTGCAGATCCTGTAGAAGAAGTGAAAGTAGGTTTTGATATTTTAAAATCATTAAAACTACGTAGCCGTGGTATCAATTTTATTGCTTGTCCAAGTTGCTCTCGTCAAGAATTTGATGTGATCAGTACTGTTAATGAGTTAGAGCAACGTGTTGAAGATATTATGACACCGATGGATGTTTCGATTATTGGTTGTATCGTTAATGGCCCTGGCGAAGCAACGGTTTCAGATTTAGGCTTAACCGGTAGCAGTAAAAAGAGTGGCTTTTATTTAGATGGTATCAGGCAAAAAGAGCGCTTTGATAACAACCAATTGGTTGATCAACTTGAACAACGCATACGCGCAAAAGCAAAGTTAATGGATCAAGCCAATAAAATTGCGGTCAAAGAGATCGACAATTAA